CTTTTTAAACTTAACTTTCTATATCGTGGTTTTCTATATGTTTTCTTAGATAATTTTGGGTTACTTCCTTAGTTTTTACAGCATATATTTTAATGTTAAATTATGAATAATCTTGGTTTAGTAATTCTCTTGCAGTATTTTTTGTTACTTCTGTTAAATTTTCGCCACCAATTAATCTTGATATTTCATTAATTCTTTGATTTTCGTCGAGTTTAATAACACGTGTATATGTTGTTTTATCATTATCATTTTTTTCGATTTTAAAATGTACATCTCCAAGTGCAGCTATTTGTGGCAAATGCGTAATACAAATTATCTGTCTACACTTAGATATTCTTTTTATTTTCTTTCCAACCATATGAGCTGTTTTTCCACTAATACCAATATCTATTTCATCAAATATCAAACAATCTATATTATCTAACTCTGCTAGTATTGATTTAAATGCTAGCATAATTCTAGACATTTCACCACCTGAAGCTATTTTACTTAGAGATTTATGTTTTTCGCCAGAATTAGTTGATATAAGAAATTCTACATTGTCTATTCCTTTTATATTGTAATTTTTCTCCTGTTTTATGCTTACTCTGAAATCAGCTTTTACCATGTTAATTTCTTTTAGCTCTTCATTGATGTCTTTTACTAATTTAGAAGATATATCTTTTCTCTTTTCAGTTAGTTTAGTACATAAATTATCTAAGTTTCGTTTGCATATTTCTATATTGTTTTTAATATCCTTTAATTCTTTATCCAAATTAAGTATTTCATCAAGCTGTTTTTGTATAGATGTTCTAAAACTAAATATATCTTCAATATTTTTTCCATATTTTCTTTTTAAGGTATTTAAATAATCCAATCTGTTCTTTATTTCCTCAAATTTCATAGCATCAAAATCTATTTCTGATAAATATTTTCTCAATTCCATATGAACATCTTGCACATCGTATATAACAGATTGTATAGTATCCCTTATTCCAAAAAGCGTCTCATCAAAATTAGCAGAATTATTAACTTTTTCCAATATATTATTTAAACTATTTAATATTGAATAATCATAACTATCAGTATCTATTTCATTAAAAGCACTATTTATATTTTTTATGATGTTTTGCATATTAGCTAATTTATTATATTCAGTATTTAAAAGTTCATCCTCATTTTTATTGATATTAGCACTGTCTATTTCATTAATTTGATAATTTAACAATTCTATTTTCCGTTCTTTTTCCATATCGTCAATAGACGTATTTTTGTATTTTTGTTTATATTTGTTATAAATAGTATATTCATTTTTAACGTCTTGTAAAAGAGTTTTTAACTTTTTATCACCAAGCATATCTACAAAATCAATATGTTTATCTTTGTTAGTTAAAGACTGATGCTCATTCTGACTGTGCATATCAACAAGCTTACTAGCTATATTTTTTAACATCGATATAGTAACTGTTCTTCCATTTATTCGTGATAAACTCCTGCCTGTATTATACAACTCTCTTGTAATTAATATAGTATAATCTTCTTCAATATCTATGCCGTAATCTTGCATTATATCCTTTATGTCATCACAATCTTTTATGCTAAACAATGCTTCTACTGTAGCCCTTTTACAGCCTGTCCTAACACTTTCTTTACTAAACCTTCCTCCTAGAACTAAATTCAGTGCTCCAACTATTATGGATTTTCCTGCTCCAGTTTCACCAGTAATTACATTAAATCCCTTATTAAATTTTATACTAACTTTATCTATTATAGCGTAATTACAAATATTTATATCCAGAAGCATTTAAATTACCTCCATATTTACTTAGTCAATTCATGAAACCTATCAATAACATTTTGGGCAGTTTCTATATCTTTAACAGCAATAAAAATACAATCATCTCCAGCAATAGTTCCAACTACTTCTGTAAAATTCAAAACATCTACTGCAGATGCAGATATTTGAGCAGCCCCAGGTAACGTTTTTATAACAACAATATTCCCTGCAGGTTCTATAGATATAATAGAATTTCTAAAGATGCTTATTAGCCTATCTGTTGTGCCTTCATGGTTATTTTTAGTTACAGAATATTTGTATTTCCCATTTTTAGTTAGAACTTTTACTAGCCTTAGTTCTTTAATATCTCTTGATACAGTTGCTTGAGTTACAGTAATTCCAATATTCTTCAAATGTTCAGCAAGCTCTTCTTGTGTCTCAATATCATATTTTTTTATTAGTTCTAATATTTTACCTTGTCTAGTAAATTTTTTCATTTTATCCCCCCAACTATTTGAGTTATTTTATTTAGCCTGTTATTCTATAATTATTTGTAACACGTTGTATAGCATTAATTTTCTATAAATAATCTAATTTAATATAACAGGAAAAAAATATATCAAAATATAAATATAATGATCAACCCAGATTAAGTAGAAAAACTAATATATACATAACCTAGGATTAATTCTAGGTTTAAAAATCGTGAGATTTATCAACTATCAACCTTATATATTCTTTCATATTATCTGTATCCATCTTTCCTTTTTTAATATGTGCAAGATACTCTATATTTCCTTCTGCGCCTTTTATAGGAGAAAATGTCAACTGAACAATATTTAAATCATTGTTAGAACAAAATTCCATAATGTTTTCTATAACTTCAATATGAACTGATTTATCTCTAACAACACCTTTTTTGCCTACTTTTTCTCTACCAGCTTCAAATTGGGGTTTAATTAATGCAACAATATCTACATCATCTGTAGTTAACTTTTTAGCAACTGGTAAAATTAATTTCAAAGAAATAAATGACACATCTATTGATACAAAATTTGCTTTATCTTCAATATCTTCTTCAGTCGTATACCTTACATTTGTTTTTTCCATTACTACAACTCTTGGATCATTTCTAATCTTCCAATCTAACTGCCCATAGCCAACATCTATAGCATAAACCTTCTTAGCTTCATTTTGTAGCATACAATCGGTAAATCCTCCAGTAGAAGCTCCAATATCTAAAGCTATTTTATCTTGGACATGCACATCAAATTCTTTTAGTGCTTTCTCAAGCTTTAATCCACCACGACTAACATATGGTATCGCTTTACCTTTTATATAAATATCACTATCTTCATATACCTTAGTTCCAGGTTTATCAACTCTTTCATTATTTACAAAAACTAATCCTGCCATAATATTTCTTTTTGCTTTCTCTCTACTTTCTATTAACCCTTTTTTTACTATTAAGATATCTATTCGTTCTTTACTCCTTTTCATCAACTCTTCCTAAGATCCTTTCTTTAATTATTCCTATTATTTTATTACAATTCACTCCATAATCAGCGTACAGCTGTTCGACATTTCCATGTTCTATAAACTTATCTTCGTAACCTATATTATATACTATATTATTATACTGCTTTTTTATCAAATAATCATTAATATAACTTCCAAAACCACCAACAAGAACATTATCTTCTATAGTAATGATAACGTTATGTTTTTTTACAATACTATCTATTGCTTCTTCATCTAATGGTTTTAAAAACCTTGCATTAAAAACAGTAACTTCTATACCGTCTTCTAAAAGCATATTGTAAGCTTTCACAGCTTCATTAACCATGTGTCCAATTGCTATTAAAGCAATATCCTTACCATGATGCAATACCTCGCCTTTGCCTATTTCAATCTGTTTACTATCATAACCTTCATATTCTATACAGTTACCTCTTGGGTATCTAAGTGCAATAGGACCATCTTTATATTTAGCAGCAAATTCTATCATACTAATAAATTCTTGTTTACCCTTTGGCGCCATAATAGTCATATTTGGAATATGTGACAAATACGAAAAATCAAAAACTCCATGATGAGTTTCTCCATCACTACCAACAATACCAGCTCTATCTAAAGCAAAAACAACTGGTAAATTTTGAATACATACATCATGTAATACTTGATCATATCCCCTTTGTAGAAAACTAGAATAAACTGCATAAAAAGGTTTTAGATTTCTACTAGCTAAACCTGCTGATAATGTAACTCCATGTTGCTCGGCTATACCTACATCAAAGAATCTATCAGGATGTTCTTGCTTGAATTTAGTAAGCCCTGTGCCTAATGGCATAGCAGCTGTAATAGCAGTAATACTGTTATCTTCCTTAGCTAGCTTAACTAAAGTATCACCTAATACGCTTGAGTAACTTTGCCCCGATTTTTTCTTAACCTGACATCCTGTACTAATGTCAAATGGTGGAGTCCCATGGAATTTATCTGGGTTTTTTTCAGCTGGGTAATAGCCTTTACCTTTTTTAGTAACAGCATGTATTAAAACCGGTCCATTATATTTCTTCGCTATTTTCATAGTTTTAATCAATTCATTTATATTATGTCCATCTATTGGTCCAAGATATTTAAATCCTAATTCTTCAAAAAACACTCCCGGTACAACTAAGTATTTCAAACTATTTTTGATATTTTCAGTAGTTCTACAAAGCTTTCCACCGATTTTAGGTATACTATTCAATAATTTTTTTATATCTTTCTTGGTATTTAAATAAGAAGGTGCAGTTCTAAGCTTTGTAAGATAGTTTGATAAACCGCCTATATTTTTAGAAATTGACATTTCATTATCGTTTAATACGACAATAAATTTAGTTTTTACCTCACCAGCATGGTTCATTGCTTCATAGACCATCCCAGCAGTCATTGCTCCATCCCCTATTACGGAAATTACATTATAATCTTCCTTTTTAATATCCCTAGCCAAAGCAATTCCTAAGCCTGCTGATACAGAAGTTGAGCTATGACCTGTTTCAAATATATCATGTACACTTTCTTTTCTCTTTGGATACCCACTTAAACCTTTATATTTTCTAATTGTATGAAATTCATTTTTCCTACCTGTAATTATTTTATGAACATAAGATTGATGTCCAACATCCCATACTATCTTATCCTCAGGACTATTAAATACTTTATGTAAAGCTAATGTTAACTCTACTACTCCAAGATTAGATGCTAAATGTCCACCGTTTTTTGACATAACATTAATAATAAAATCTCTTAATTCTAATGATAATATATCTAACTCTTCTAAATTTAGTTTTCTAAAGTCATCTAAACTGTTTATGCTACTAATATATTTATAATTTTCGACCATTTAATCACCTTTTTCTTTTTAATTCTGGTAAAAAATCTATACCCAATTTTGTATTAATTACAAACAAAACCTTAGACGTATGAAATATAATTTTTTCAGAATTTCTTATACCCATTTCTTTACCAAAAGCCTTTCCACCAACTGTCAAAGAAGCGATTATAGCACTTACAAGAATACTTACTATAGTAGCAGTTTTAACCTCATACAAAGTAATAATCTTCACCACAATTATTGCTCCTGCCGCACCACTTAATATACCACATATATCTCCAATAACATCATTACAGAAACTTGAAACTCTAGCAGCATTTCTAACAAGTCTAACAGCATACTTAGCTTCTTTTACTCCATTAGCAGCCATAGAGTGAAACGGTTTTTCATCAGCTGCAGCAACAGCGATTCCAATCAAATCAAAAAATACTCCTAGAGTTATCAATATAAGTAATGCAATAGTAGCTAATGCAATATTAAAACCTCTCATCATATTTTCTGATACTAAACTAAAGAAAATAGTTAAAATAAAAGTCCATATTGATATTAAACAAATCCACTTTTTATTATACTTTTTTCTATTTTTCTCTTTGTTATTCCTTCCCAGATCATTTTTTTTATTATTTACCAAGGTATAAACCCTCCAAACAGTTTTTAAACCTAATTATTATTATAATTAATAAATTCCATATTCATTCCCTGTATGAGTAATCGATTAACCCGAAACATTATTTGCATGATTTTATATTTTGATATAACTGTATTTTAAATCTTTCATATTGTTTATACTATCTTTTTCATTTTCTTTAGAATTTTCATAATTTTATCTTAAATCTTTAACTCCTATTCGATTTTGTTACTAAAAATAAGCAACTGTCAACAAACATGAATAAAAGCTGATAGCAATAAAGCTACCAGCTATCAGAATGGTAATACTATTGAGTAAATTTTACGGCTTAGGTCTAGCTGGGTTTCCCAATAAACAAAAACTGTCTGTCGCCAACACAGCGGTTTCCCTTTAATTTGTTTCTATCCTGTCGCCATAGATAGGGCTAGATTGCCACTTAGACCGCACTGTAATCCTCAATATATTTCATTTGATCAGCCTAGGAGTTTTCCTCAACAGTACACACTAATCCCTATCCTCTTTTGCAAAATAGGTTTCAACAGCAAAACTACCCCCTTTTTGGCCTTAAAAAAGCTGTAGTCACGACCATTATCTACCTATTTCACTCAAGGCAGGCTACGCTGCAAGAGCTTACGCTACATTACAGGTTATCACATGTATAATACATGAGTCTCCACGAAGGTAGGGTCAACGCCCGCATGCCATTGCGGATCGCCCCATCCTCCTTACTCCCAGAATCGACCCCCGACTGGGCGTCAGCAGCCGAAACCAGGAACTTCATCGATATGCCCTTTAACGGATTTTTAGCCCCGTCTTCAGAACTAGCTGTACCGACTAGGATACTGAACCATTCTGTTTTAAAATTATAACACAGTAACTATAATATTTCAAACACATTGGTTAACAAGTTGCAATATTAATTTATTGTCTTCATTTTTTGATAACATTCTATAAACTTATTTTATATATGAATATTCTATTCATTCTTCATAAAATAAAACGAAAAGCTGTCCTCTTATTCATTTTAACACACTACTCATTTTCATTCTAAGAGTAAGCTAATTCGCAAGAAATCATAGATTTTGTTCTCTACTCAATAACAAGTGACTTGCATCACCATTTTACAAAATTTTAATATTCTCTATGCACAAAAAAATCTGCCATTTCTTTAAAAAAATCAACTACCTCTTTATTTTTGAATCCTTCTAAGCTTTTTATTGCTTCATTACATAATTTTTTAGTCATTTCTATAGATTTTTCTATTCCATATACACTTACAAAC
This window of the Abyssisolibacter fermentans genome carries:
- the recN gene encoding DNA repair protein RecN, producing MLLDINICNYAIIDKVSIKFNKGFNVITGETGAGKSIIVGALNLVLGGRFSKESVRTGCKRATVEALFSIKDCDDIKDIMQDYGIDIEEDYTILITRELYNTGRSLSRINGRTVTISMLKNIASKLVDMHSQNEHQSLTNKDKHIDFVDMLGDKKLKTLLQDVKNEYTIYNKYKQKYKNTSIDDMEKERKIELLNYQINEIDSANINKNEDELLNTEYNKLANMQNIIKNINSAFNEIDTDSYDYSILNSLNNILEKVNNSANFDETLFGIRDTIQSVIYDVQDVHMELRKYLSEIDFDAMKFEEIKNRLDYLNTLKRKYGKNIEDIFSFRTSIQKQLDEILNLDKELKDIKNNIEICKRNLDNLCTKLTEKRKDISSKLVKDINEELKEINMVKADFRVSIKQEKNYNIKGIDNVEFLISTNSGEKHKSLSKIASGGEMSRIMLAFKSILAELDNIDCLIFDEIDIGISGKTAHMVGKKIKRISKCRQIICITHLPQIAALGDVHFKIEKNDNDKTTYTRVIKLDENQRINEISRLIGGENLTEVTKNTARELLNQDYS
- a CDS encoding arginine repressor gives rise to the protein MKKFTRQGKILELIKKYDIETQEELAEHLKNIGITVTQATVSRDIKELRLVKVLTKNGKYKYSVTKNNHEGTTDRLISIFRNSIISIEPAGNIVVIKTLPGAAQISASAVDVLNFTEVVGTIAGDDCIFIAVKDIETAQNVIDRFHELTK
- a CDS encoding TlyA family RNA methyltransferase, with the protein product MKRSKERIDILIVKKGLIESREKAKRNIMAGLVFVNNERVDKPGTKVYEDSDIYIKGKAIPYVSRGGLKLEKALKEFDVHVQDKIALDIGASTGGFTDCMLQNEAKKVYAIDVGYGQLDWKIRNDPRVVVMEKTNVRYTTEEDIEDKANFVSIDVSFISLKLILPVAKKLTTDDVDIVALIKPQFEAGREKVGKKGVVRDKSVHIEVIENIMEFCSNNDLNIVQLTFSPIKGAEGNIEYLAHIKKGKMDTDNMKEYIRLIVDKSHDF
- the dxs gene encoding 1-deoxy-D-xylulose-5-phosphate synthase — its product is MVENYKYISSINSLDDFRKLNLEELDILSLELRDFIINVMSKNGGHLASNLGVVELTLALHKVFNSPEDKIVWDVGHQSYVHKIITGRKNEFHTIRKYKGLSGYPKRKESVHDIFETGHSSTSVSAGLGIALARDIKKEDYNVISVIGDGAMTAGMVYEAMNHAGEVKTKFIVVLNDNEMSISKNIGGLSNYLTKLRTAPSYLNTKKDIKKLLNSIPKIGGKLCRTTENIKNSLKYLVVPGVFFEELGFKYLGPIDGHNINELIKTMKIAKKYNGPVLIHAVTKKGKGYYPAEKNPDKFHGTPPFDISTGCQVKKKSGQSYSSVLGDTLVKLAKEDNSITAITAAMPLGTGLTKFKQEHPDRFFDVGIAEQHGVTLSAGLASRNLKPFYAVYSSFLQRGYDQVLHDVCIQNLPVVFALDRAGIVGSDGETHHGVFDFSYLSHIPNMTIMAPKGKQEFISMIEFAAKYKDGPIALRYPRGNCIEYEGYDSKQIEIGKGEVLHHGKDIALIAIGHMVNEAVKAYNMLLEDGIEVTVFNARFLKPLDEEAIDSIVKKHNVIITIEDNVLVGGFGSYINDYLIKKQYNNIVYNIGYEDKFIEHGNVEQLYADYGVNCNKIIGIIKERILGRVDEKE